The Terriglobus roseus sequence TCATCCGCACATGCCGCAATCTCTGAAGCATCTCGGCCACCAGGTCAGTGAGAGCCTTCTGCATCCGAAACGAACCCGATGCCGCGCCTGCTTTGCAGAACTGTCACCCGAGGATGTGCCGCTCGGCTGCTGCTCCGACAGCGTGGCCTGCGGTTGCCGGGCGTCATCGGCTCGCTGCTGGTAGACGGTTTACTGCAGGTAGTAGTCGACTGTCGTGACGACGCGGACCTGCTTCATCACGGTGGAGTCGGCAGATGGGCCACCGCCACCTTCTTCACCGCTCCCAGTGCTCGCAGCCGGCCCGGCAGCCGAGATGGAAAAGACGCCCTGGTTGGCCGTGCGGATAGCGCCGACGTGGCTGCCCGAGTCCGCGGCAAACCGATCAGCCGATGCTCGCGCATTGCGCGTGGCTTCCGTGATCATGTCTGGCTTCAAAGCGTTCAGCCCCGTCCACCTGTAGGAAATGCCGGATCCACCGCCGAACTGGTTCCCGCCGACCACAATGCCGGCCTGCACCAGGTCTGCCGTGTTCTGGCCCGCGCGCTGCAGCTTGTCGACGTCATGCGTCGTCAGCGTGACAGTCTGCTGCACGATGTAGCGATTTCTCGCCTGGTTGCCGCCATACTCGTTCGCCTGCGTGTCTGTGACCTGGATCTGGCCGACGGAGACTTCGCTGCCTGAGAAGCCTTGCTTCGCGAAGAAGTCGACAATCGCCTGCTTGTCGGCCTGGCTCTTCGCGAAGACCGGCGGAAGATCGTTTCCGGCCTCCTTGAAGGCCACATTCCAGATGCCGGTATCAGACTTCACCGTGCGTTCGACGAGGCCCTTCACGGTGACGTAGCGATCACTGAGCTTGGTCGCCTTAATCTGCGAACCCATGACCCAACCGGCAATGACGAGGCTGACACCCAGAGTGCCACCAAGCGCAAGTGCCGTCGTTACCAGTGACTTCCGATCGTCCACGTCATCTCTCCGAAAGGGTCCTAGCCGATTAGGTCTCCCACTGTAGCACCGGCGCTTGCGAGGGCTGCATCAAGTTGTGAAGGATCGGTGCCGCCTGCCTCTGCGAGGTCTGGTCGTCCACCGCCCTTACCGCCGACCTTCACTGCGAGCGCACCAACGATCTTGCCTGCCTGCACCGTACCCACAAGATCCTTGGTGACTGCGGCGATCAGTGCAACCTTGCCATCTTCCGTGGCCGCGCCCAGCACAACGACACCAGAACCGAGGCGGCTACGCAGCGTGTCCGCGAGCGTGCGCATCTGGTTGCGATCAAGACCGATGACCTTCTGCGCAAGCACCTTGATGCCCTTCACTTCGACGGCCGACTCGGCAGCGTTCTCGCTGGCTGCGGAAGCCGACTTCATGCGGGCCTGGTCCAGCTCGCGGCGCAGCTTCTTGAGTTCTTCATCCTGCGCATTCAGCTTCGCCTGCAATGCGACTGCCGGATACTCCGTGCTGCCACCGATCAGCGTACCGGCAACCTTGGCAAGATCGAAGTCACGACGGAACTCCGCGAGCGAGCCGGTACCGCTTACGGCCTCAACACGCCGGATGCCGCTCGACACCGACGATTCACCGGTCAGCTTGATGAGACCAATCTCGCCCGTAGCGCCGGTGTGGATACCGCCGCAAAGTTCTGTGGAGAAGTCGCCGATCTTCACGACGCGAACCTTGTCCCCGTACTTCTCACCGAAGAGAGCGGTTGCCTTGAACTCATTCACTGCCACGTCAATGGGCACATCTACAAAGGTCTCGACCTTCGTGTTGCCCATGACCTCGCGGTTGATGATGTCCTCGATGTCTTGCAGCTCTTCATCCGCGACCTGCGTGAAGTGCGAGAAGTCGAAGCGGAGGCGCGAACGATTGTTCAACGATCCCGCCTGCTTCACATGCGTGCCCAGCACCTCGCGCAGCGCGGCATGCAACAGGTGCGTCCCGGTGTGATTCCGGATGGTCGCAGCGCGTTCGGTGCCATCCACTACAGCGTCCAGCGTGTCGCCGACAGCGATGGGACGGCGTACCGTGACCTTGTGCGCGAAGACGCCCTGCACCGGCTTCGTGCAGCCATGCACGTCAGCCAGCGCGCCGGTGTGGTCGGTCGGATACAGCCAGCCGGTATCGCCCACCTGGCCGCCCGAGTCCGCGTAGAAGCTGGTGCGATCGAGCACGACCTCGCCCTCATCGCCCGGCATCAGCACATTCACGCCTTCGCCGTTCTTCACAAGTGCGAGAACAACCGCATCATCCGCACGCAGCCCGCCGTACCCGAGGAACTGTGTCTTCTCAAGCTCGCGATAGACGGGGCTCGCTGTCTTCTGCGAGCCGCCTTTCCACGACGAACGGGCACGAGCCTGCTCCTCTTCCTTGGCACGCTCAAAGCCGACCATGTCGAACTCAACGCCCGCATCGCGGGCCGCGTCCGTCATGAAGTCCAGCGGCATACCGAAGGTCTCGTACAACGAGAACGCCTGGGCGCCATCCTGCAGGACTTCGTTGGTCATGCGAACGAGACCAAGCTGCAGCGTCCGAGCGAACTGCTGCTCTTCCTGCAGCACAACCTTCGCAACGCGATCCGCAACATCCGCGAGCTCGGGATATGCAACCTGCATCTCATCGCGAACGGCGTAGACCATCTGGTGCATGAAGGGCTGTTCCTGCCCAAGCAGACGTCCATGACGGATGCCGCGACGGATGATCTTGCGCAGAACATACTCCCGCTGACCGTTCCCCGGAACAACACCATCGGCGATCAGGAAGGTCGCGGCGCGTGCATGGTCAGCAATGATGCGCAGGCTGGCCGCCCCCTTCAGATCGACAACCGCACCCTCTTCGGCGGTGAGCGCCTGGAAGCCGGTCAACTCGATCGCCTTCGCGATCAGCGGCACGAACAGATCGCTCTGGTAGTTCGACAGCTTGCCCTGCAGTACGCAGGCAATACGCTCCAGGCCCATGCCGGTGTCGATGCTGGGCTTCGGCAGCGGCAGCAACTCCACCGCGCCACCCGCACTTACCTGCCGGTCAAATTGCATGAAGACGAGGTTCCAGATCTCCATGTAGCGCTGGTCGTCTTCGCCGAAGGGCTTGTCTTCGCCGGTCTCGCTCGCCTCAAGGCCCAGATCGAAGTAGATCTCGGAGCACGGGCCGCAGGGGCCGGTCTCGCCCATCTGCCAGAAGTTGTCCTTCGCACCCAATTCGTAGATGCGATCCTTCGGCACGCCCGCGGCCAGCCAGTACTGCTCGGCCTCGTCGTCGCGCGGGGTCTGCGCGTCGCCTTCGAAGATGGTGACGTAAAGCCGATCCTTGTCGATCCCGAACCAGTCCGGCGACGTCAGCAATTCCCACGCGAAGGCGATGGCATCCTGCTTGAAGTAATCGCCAAAGCTGAAGTTTCCCAGCATCTCGAAGAAGGTGTGGTGGCGACGGGTGAAGCCAACGTTTTCCAGATCGTTGTGCTTGCCGCCCGCGCGGACGCACTTCTGCGAGGTGGTGGCGCGGTTATAGGCACGCTGCTCCGCTCCCAGGAAGACGTCCTTGAACTGGTTCATGCCGGCGTTGGCGAACAGCAGCGTTGGATCGTTGTGAGGGACGAGCGATGACGAGTGGACACGGCGGTGTCCCTTCTCCTCAAAAAACCGCAGAAAATCTTCGCGAATCTGGCTTCCAGTTAAGTGGCGCATGGCCTATAAAGTCTAGCAGCGCGGCTCACTGTCCATCTGCGATGCCCTGACCCGCCTTGCTGCTGTTGGCTGCTGCAGCGGCGCGTGTGGAGGCATCCCTGTGGCGTGCGGGATGTCACTCAGATCCATGGGCGTTCTCATAGTGATTCGATTCCACTTCGAGTCGATAAGGCAAGTAGGGTCTGTTCCACAGCCTATCGACGCTTGAAGATCAACACACGAAGTTGCTCGCCACCCTTTGAATCCAGTTGGATAACAACGAAAGTGCCATTGCAGTGCACCGCGCCTTAGTAGAGTTTGATAGATAGTTCTTCGCCGAATCATTTCTCTTTCTGACAAGGACCCTCCATTGTTGGAGCACAGGACAGTTTTCGTGATGCAAGCGGCTCTGCTCATCTTGTTGAGCGGTGTGATCCTGCTCGCGTTTCGGGACTATCGTCGGCAGCGTGGCGATCGAAGCGCGCCGTGGCTGGTGGCGGCTTACCTGACCAACGGCGTCGCACTTGCCCTGCTGGCCCTGGAACAGACGCCACATCCTCGACTGACGATCGTTTTGGGCAACGTCCTGCTGCTCGCATTTCCAGGCCTTGCCTGTCGCGCACTCTCTGAGGCGACCGGTCAGCCACG is a genomic window containing:
- the alaS gene encoding alanine--tRNA ligase, which translates into the protein MRHLTGSQIREDFLRFFEEKGHRRVHSSSLVPHNDPTLLFANAGMNQFKDVFLGAEQRAYNRATTSQKCVRAGGKHNDLENVGFTRRHHTFFEMLGNFSFGDYFKQDAIAFAWELLTSPDWFGIDKDRLYVTIFEGDAQTPRDDEAEQYWLAAGVPKDRIYELGAKDNFWQMGETGPCGPCSEIYFDLGLEASETGEDKPFGEDDQRYMEIWNLVFMQFDRQVSAGGAVELLPLPKPSIDTGMGLERIACVLQGKLSNYQSDLFVPLIAKAIELTGFQALTAEEGAVVDLKGAASLRIIADHARAATFLIADGVVPGNGQREYVLRKIIRRGIRHGRLLGQEQPFMHQMVYAVRDEMQVAYPELADVADRVAKVVLQEEQQFARTLQLGLVRMTNEVLQDGAQAFSLYETFGMPLDFMTDAARDAGVEFDMVGFERAKEEEQARARSSWKGGSQKTASPVYRELEKTQFLGYGGLRADDAVVLALVKNGEGVNVLMPGDEGEVVLDRTSFYADSGGQVGDTGWLYPTDHTGALADVHGCTKPVQGVFAHKVTVRRPIAVGDTLDAVVDGTERAATIRNHTGTHLLHAALREVLGTHVKQAGSLNNRSRLRFDFSHFTQVADEELQDIEDIINREVMGNTKVETFVDVPIDVAVNEFKATALFGEKYGDKVRVVKIGDFSTELCGGIHTGATGEIGLIKLTGESSVSSGIRRVEAVSGTGSLAEFRRDFDLAKVAGTLIGGSTEYPAVALQAKLNAQDEELKKLRRELDQARMKSASAASENAAESAVEVKGIKVLAQKVIGLDRNQMRTLADTLRSRLGSGVVVLGAATEDGKVALIAAVTKDLVGTVQAGKIVGALAVKVGGKGGGRPDLAEAGGTDPSQLDAALASAGATVGDLIG
- a CDS encoding SIMPL domain-containing protein, producing the protein MDDRKSLVTTALALGGTLGVSLVIAGWVMGSQIKATKLSDRYVTVKGLVERTVKSDTGIWNVAFKEAGNDLPPVFAKSQADKQAIVDFFAKQGFSGSEVSVGQIQVTDTQANEYGGNQARNRYIVQQTVTLTTHDVDKLQRAGQNTADLVQAGIVVGGNQFGGGSGISYRWTGLNALKPDMITEATRNARASADRFAADSGSHVGAIRTANQGVFSISAAGPAASTGSGEEGGGGPSADSTVMKQVRVVTTVDYYLQ